The Desulfovibrio sp. JC022 genome includes a region encoding these proteins:
- a CDS encoding DUF4198 domain-containing protein encodes MKARFILPLAALFVLAFGSTAFAHFMMVYTPEIAMDKGQEMDMRIVFTHPAEAGHMMDMGGIEEFYVVSQRGDSKAKKKDLKGLLKEITWKNPHSSAPAYEAKIPKKLVRSMGDYVFVMKPGYYFEKEEDVYMQQITKLIANVGGVPGNWAEPVGLPCEIVPLIKPYGVWTGNVFKAQVLSEGKPVAGAEVEVEYMSHMPNLKNNSMPEKSSVDYPHDSFVTQTIFSDANGYITFGIPKAGWWGFAALGVGPEKEYKGKELGQDAVIWIKAEDMK; translated from the coding sequence ATGAAAGCTCGTTTTATTCTTCCCCTGGCTGCACTTTTCGTGCTCGCATTCGGTAGCACTGCCTTTGCTCATTTCATGATGGTGTACACCCCTGAAATCGCGATGGATAAGGGGCAGGAAATGGACATGCGCATTGTCTTCACTCACCCTGCTGAAGCAGGCCATATGATGGACATGGGCGGCATTGAAGAATTCTACGTTGTCAGCCAGCGTGGTGACTCTAAAGCCAAGAAAAAAGATCTCAAAGGTCTTTTGAAAGAAATTACTTGGAAAAACCCTCACTCCAGTGCTCCCGCATACGAAGCCAAGATTCCCAAAAAACTCGTCCGCTCCATGGGTGACTATGTTTTCGTAATGAAGCCCGGCTACTACTTTGAAAAAGAAGAAGACGTTTACATGCAGCAGATCACCAAGCTCATCGCCAACGTCGGCGGTGTTCCCGGTAACTGGGCCGAGCCTGTAGGTCTTCCCTGCGAAATAGTTCCCCTGATCAAGCCTTACGGCGTATGGACCGGCAACGTTTTCAAAGCTCAGGTTCTTTCCGAAGGCAAACCCGTTGCAGGTGCTGAAGTTGAAGTTGAGTACATGAGCCACATGCCCAACCTCAAAAACAACTCCATGCCCGAAAAATCCTCCGTTGATTATCCCCACGATTCTTTCGTGACCCAGACCATCTTCTCCGATGCCAACGGCTACATCACCTTCGGTATTCCCAAGGCCGGCTGGTGGGGCTTCGCAGCTCTGGGCGTAGGTCCTGAAAAAGAATACAAAGGCAAAGAACTCGGTCAGGATGCAGTTATCTGGATCAAAGCCGAAGACATGAAATAA